A stretch of Neisseria subflava DNA encodes these proteins:
- the tuf gene encoding elongation factor Tu, which translates to MAKEKFERSKPHVNVGTIGHVDHGKTTLTAALTTILAKKFGGAAKAYDQIDNAPEEKARGITINTSHVEYETETRHYAHVDCPGHADYVKNMITGAAQMDGAILVCSAADGPMPQTREHILLARQVGVPYIIVFMNKCDMVDDAELLELVEMEIRDLLSSYDFPGDDCPIVQGSALKALEGDAGYEEKIFELAAALDSYIPTPERAVDKPFLLPIEDVFSISGRGTVVTGRVERGIIHVGDEIEIVGLKETQKTTCTGVEMFRKLLDEGQAGDNVGVLLRGTKREDVERGQVLAKPGTITPHTKFKAEVYVLSKEEGGRHTPFFANYRPQFYFRTTDVTGAVTLEEGVEMVMPGENVTITVELIAPIAMEEGLRFAIREGGRTVGAGVVSSVIA; encoded by the coding sequence ATGGCTAAGGAAAAATTTGAACGTAGCAAACCGCACGTAAACGTTGGCACCATCGGTCACGTTGACCATGGTAAAACCACTCTGACTGCTGCTTTGACTACTATTTTGGCTAAAAAATTCGGTGGCGCTGCAAAAGCTTACGACCAAATCGACAACGCTCCTGAAGAAAAAGCTCGTGGTATTACCATTAATACCTCACACGTAGAATACGAAACTGAAACCCGTCACTACGCGCACGTAGACTGCCCGGGCCACGCCGACTACGTTAAAAACATGATTACCGGTGCTGCCCAAATGGACGGCGCGATCTTGGTATGTTCCGCAGCTGACGGTCCTATGCCTCAAACTCGCGAACACATCCTGTTGGCTCGCCAAGTAGGTGTACCTTACATCATCGTATTCATGAACAAATGCGACATGGTTGACGATGCCGAGCTGTTGGAACTGGTTGAAATGGAAATCCGTGACCTGTTGTCAAGCTACGACTTCCCAGGCGACGACTGCCCAATCGTACAAGGTTCCGCACTGAAAGCTTTGGAAGGTGACGCTGGTTACGAAGAAAAAATCTTCGAATTGGCTGCTGCTCTGGACAGCTACATCCCAACACCTGAGCGTGCTGTGGACAAACCTTTCTTGTTGCCTATCGAAGACGTATTCTCTATCTCTGGCCGTGGTACAGTAGTAACTGGTCGTGTAGAGCGCGGTATCATCCACGTTGGTGACGAGATCGAAATCGTAGGTCTGAAAGAAACCCAAAAAACCACTTGTACCGGCGTTGAAATGTTCCGCAAACTGCTGGACGAAGGTCAAGCTGGTGACAACGTAGGCGTATTGCTGCGTGGTACCAAACGTGAAGATGTTGAGCGTGGTCAAGTATTGGCTAAACCAGGTACTATCACTCCTCACACCAAATTCAAAGCAGAAGTATACGTACTGAGCAAAGAAGAGGGTGGTCGTCACACTCCATTCTTCGCTAACTACCGTCCACAATTCTACTTCCGTACTACTGACGTAACTGGTGCAGTTACTTTGGAAGAAGGCGTAGAAATGGTAATGCCAGGTGAGAACGTAACCATTACTGTAGAACTGATTGCGCCTATCGCTATGGAAGAAGGTCTGCGCTTTGCGATTCGCGAAGGTGGTCGTACCGTAGGTGCGGGTGTGGTTTCTTCTGTAATCGCTTAA
- the fusA gene encoding elongation factor G has protein sequence MARKTPISLYRNIGISAHIDAGKTTTTERILFYTGLTHKLGEVHDGAATTDYMEQEQERGITITSAAVTSYWSGMAKQFPEHRFNIIDTPGHVDFTVEVERSMRVLDGAVMVYCAVGGVQPQSETVWRQANKYQVPRLAFVNKMDRQGANFFRVVEQMKTRLRANPVPIVIPVGAEDSFSGVVDLLKMKSIIWNEADKGTTFTYGDIPAELVETAEEWRQNMIEAAAEASEELMDKYLGGEELTEEEIVGALRQRTLAGEIQPMLCGSAFKNKGVQRMLDAVVELLPAPTDIPPVQGVNPNTEEADSRQASDEEKFSALAFKMLNDKYVGQLTFIRVYSGVVKSGDTVLNSVKGTRERIGRLVQMTAADRTEIEEVRAGDIAAAIGLKDVTTGETLCAESAPIILERMEFPEPVIHIAVEPKTKADQEKMGIALNRLAKEDPSFRVRTDEESGQTIISGMGELHLEIIVDRMKREFGVEANIGAPQVAYRETIRKEVEAEYKHAKQSGGKGQYGHVVIKMEPMEPGGAGYEFIDEIKGGVIPREFIPSVDKGIRDTLPNGIVAGYPVVDVRVRLIFGSSHDVDSSQLAFELAASQAFKEGMRKANPALLEPIMAVEVETPEEYMGDVMGDLNRRRGVVLGMDDDGIGGKKVRAEVPLAEMFGYSTDLRSATQGRATYSMEFKKYAEAPAHVAAAVTEARKG, from the coding sequence ATGGCTCGTAAGACCCCTATCAGCCTGTATCGCAATATTGGTATTTCTGCCCATATTGACGCGGGTAAAACAACCACAACAGAACGTATTCTGTTCTATACAGGTTTGACTCACAAGTTGGGTGAGGTGCATGATGGCGCAGCAACTACCGACTACATGGAACAAGAGCAAGAGCGTGGTATTACCATTACTTCTGCTGCTGTGACTTCTTATTGGTCCGGTATGGCGAAACAGTTCCCTGAACACCGTTTCAACATCATCGATACCCCGGGACACGTTGACTTTACCGTAGAGGTAGAGCGTTCTATGCGTGTATTGGACGGTGCAGTAATGGTTTACTGTGCAGTAGGTGGTGTTCAACCTCAATCCGAAACCGTATGGCGTCAAGCCAACAAATACCAAGTTCCTCGCTTGGCATTTGTAAACAAAATGGACCGTCAAGGTGCCAACTTCTTCCGCGTTGTCGAGCAAATGAAAACCCGTTTGCGCGCAAACCCTGTACCTATCGTAATCCCGGTTGGTGCAGAAGATAGCTTCAGTGGTGTTGTTGACCTGCTGAAAATGAAATCTATCATCTGGAACGAAGCTGATAAAGGTACAACCTTTACCTATGGCGATATTCCTGCTGAGTTGGTTGAAACTGCTGAAGAATGGCGTCAAAACATGATTGAAGCCGCAGCAGAAGCCAGCGAAGAATTAATGGATAAATACTTGGGTGGTGAAGAGCTGACCGAAGAAGAAATCGTAGGCGCATTGCGTCAACGTACTTTGGCAGGTGAAATCCAACCAATGTTGTGCGGTTCTGCATTTAAAAACAAAGGTGTTCAACGTATGTTGGACGCAGTAGTAGAATTGTTGCCTGCTCCTACCGACATTCCTCCTGTTCAAGGTGTTAACCCTAACACTGAAGAAGCAGACAGCCGCCAAGCCAGCGACGAAGAGAAATTCTCTGCATTGGCGTTCAAAATGTTGAACGACAAATACGTTGGTCAGCTGACTTTCATTCGCGTTTACTCTGGTGTCGTGAAATCCGGTGATACCGTATTGAACTCTGTAAAAGGTACTCGTGAACGTATCGGTCGTTTGGTGCAAATGACTGCTGCGGACCGTACTGAAATTGAAGAAGTACGCGCTGGCGATATCGCCGCTGCTATCGGTCTGAAAGACGTTACTACCGGTGAGACCTTGTGTGCAGAAAGCGCGCCCATTATCTTGGAACGCATGGAATTCCCTGAGCCGGTAATCCATATTGCCGTTGAGCCGAAAACCAAAGCTGACCAAGAGAAAATGGGTATTGCCCTGAACCGTCTGGCTAAAGAAGACCCTTCTTTCCGTGTTCGTACAGACGAAGAATCCGGTCAAACCATTATTTCCGGTATGGGTGAATTGCACTTGGAAATTATTGTTGACCGTATGAAACGCGAATTCGGTGTGGAAGCTAACATTGGTGCGCCTCAAGTTGCATACCGTGAAACTATCCGCAAAGAAGTTGAAGCTGAATACAAACACGCTAAACAATCCGGTGGTAAAGGTCAATACGGTCACGTTGTGATCAAAATGGAACCTATGGAGCCGGGTGGTGCAGGTTACGAATTTATCGACGAAATTAAAGGTGGTGTGATTCCTCGCGAATTCATTCCTTCTGTCGATAAAGGTATCCGTGACACCCTGCCTAACGGTATCGTTGCAGGCTACCCAGTAGTTGACGTACGCGTACGTTTGATCTTCGGTTCTTCGCATGATGTCGACTCTTCACAACTAGCCTTCGAATTGGCAGCTTCTCAAGCCTTTAAAGAAGGTATGCGTAAAGCCAATCCAGCTCTGTTGGAACCAATCATGGCAGTTGAGGTGGAAACACCTGAAGAATACATGGGTGACGTAATGGGCGACTTGAACCGTCGTCGTGGCGTTGTATTGGGTATGGATGATGACGGTATCGGCGGTAAGAAAGTTCGTGCCGAAGTACCTCTGGCAGAAATGTTCGGTTACTCAACCGACCTGCGTTCTGCAACCCAAGGCCGCGCTACTTACTCCATGGAGTTCAAAAAATACGCTGAAGCTCCTGCTCACGTAGCTGCTGCTGTAACTGAAGCCCGCAAAGGCTAA
- the rpsG gene encoding 30S ribosomal protein S7 has protein sequence MPRRREVPKRDVLPDPKFGSVELTKFMNVLMIDGKKSVAERIVYGALEQIEKKTGKVAIEVFNEAIANAKPIVEVKSRRVGGANYQVPVEVRPSRRLALAMRWVRDAARKRGEKSMDLRLAGELIDAAEGRGGALKKREEVHRMAEANKAFSHFRF, from the coding sequence ATGCCAAGACGTAGAGAAGTCCCTAAGCGCGACGTACTGCCAGATCCTAAATTCGGCAGCGTTGAGCTGACTAAATTTATGAACGTATTGATGATTGACGGTAAAAAATCTGTTGCAGAACGTATCGTTTACGGTGCGCTGGAACAAATTGAGAAAAAAACCGGCAAAGTAGCAATCGAAGTATTTAACGAAGCCATTGCAAACGCCAAACCTATCGTGGAAGTGAAAAGCCGCCGTGTAGGTGGTGCAAACTACCAAGTTCCTGTTGAAGTTCGTCCTTCACGTCGTCTGGCTTTGGCAATGCGCTGGGTTCGCGACGCGGCCCGTAAACGTGGTGAGAAATCTATGGACCTGCGTTTGGCAGGCGAATTGATTGATGCGGCTGAAGGTCGTGGCGGTGCGTTGAAAAAACGTGAAGAAGTACACCGTATGGCTGAAGCTAACAAAGCATTCTCTCACTTCCGTTTCTAA
- the rpsL gene encoding 30S ribosomal protein S12, with translation MPTINQLVRKGRQKPVYVNKVPALEACPQKRGVCTRVYTTTPKKPNSALRKVCKVRLTNGFEVISYIGGEGHNLQEHSVVLIRGGRVKDLPGVRYHTVRGSLDTAGVKDRKQARSKYGAKRPK, from the coding sequence ATGCCAACTATTAACCAATTGGTACGCAAAGGCCGTCAAAAGCCTGTGTACGTAAACAAAGTGCCTGCGCTGGAAGCTTGCCCGCAAAAACGTGGCGTGTGCACCCGTGTATACACAACTACCCCTAAAAAACCTAACTCTGCATTGCGTAAAGTATGTAAAGTTCGCCTGACCAATGGTTTTGAAGTCATTTCATATATCGGCGGTGAAGGCCACAACCTGCAAGAGCACAGCGTCGTATTGATTCGCGGCGGTCGTGTAAAAGACTTGCCAGGTGTACGTTACCACACTGTACGCGGTTCTTTGGATACTGCAGGTGTTAAAGACCGTAAGCAAGCCCGTTCTAAATACGGTGCTAAGCGTCCTAAATAA
- the rpoC gene encoding DNA-directed RNA polymerase subunit beta', which yields MNLLNLFNPLQTAGMEEEFDAIKIGIASPETIRSWSYGEVKKPETINYRTFKPERDGLFCAKIFGPVKDYECLCGKYKRLKFKGVTCEKCGVEVTLSKVRRERMGHIELAAPVAHIWFLKSLPSRLGMVLDMTLRDIERVLYFEAFVVTDPGMTPLQRRQLLTEDDYYNKLDEYGDDFDAKMGAEGIRELLRTLDITGEIEILRQELESTGSDTKIKKIAKRLKVLEAFHRSGMKLEWMIMDVLPVLPPDLRPLVPLDGGRFATSDLNDLYRRVINRNNRLKRLLELHAPDIIVRNEKRMLQEAVDSLLDNGRRGKAMTGANKRPLKSLADMIKGKGGRFRQNLLGKRVDYSGRSVITVGPYLRLHQCGLPKKMALELFKPFIFHKLEKQGLASTVKAAKKLVEQEVPEVWDILEEVIREHPIMLNRAPTLHRLGIQAFEPILIEGKAIQLHPLVCAAFNADFDGDQMAVHVPLSLEAQMEARTLMLASNNVLSPANGEPIIVPSQDIVLGLYYMTRDRINAKGEGSLFADVKEVHRAYHTKQVELGTKITVRLREWVKNEAGEFEPVVNRYETTVGRALLSEILPKGLPFEYINKALKKKEISKLINASFRLCGLRETVIFADHLMYTGFGFAAKGGISIAVDDMEIPKEKAALLAEANAEVKEIEDQYRQGLVTNGERYNKVVDIWGRAGDKIAKAMMDNLSKQKVIDRDGNEVDQESFNSIYMMADSGARGSAAQIKQLSGMRGLMAKPDGSIIETPITSNFREGLTVLQYFIATHGARKGLADTALKTANSGYLTRRLVDVTQDLVVVEDDCGTSDGFVMKAVVQGGDVIEALRDRILGRVTASDVVDPSTGETLVEAGTLLTEKLVDMIDQSGVDEVKVRTPITCKTRHGLCAHCYGRDLARGKLVNAGEAVGVIAAQSIGEPGTQLTMRTFHIGGAASRAAAASQVEAKSNGTARFSSQMRYVANNKGELVVIGRSCEVVIHDDIGRERERHKVPYGAILLVQDGEAIKAGQTLATWDPHTRPMITEHAGTVKFENVEEGVTVAKQTDDVTGLSTLVVIDGKRRSGSASKLLRPTVKLLDENGLEICIPGTTTPVSMAFPVGAVITIREGQEVGKGDVLARIPQASSKTRDITGGLPRVAELFEARVPKDAGMLAEITGTVSFGKETKGKQRLIITDVDGVAYETLISKEKQILVHDGQVVNRGETIVDGAVDPHDILRLQGIEALARYIVQEVQEVYRLQGVKISDKHIEVIIRQMLRRVNIVDSGDTEFITGEQVERGDVMLANEKAMAEDKEPARYENVLLGITKASLSTDSFISAASFQETTRVLTEAAIMGKQDELRGLKENVIVGRLIPAGTGLTYHRSRHQQWQQADQETSGTEASDE from the coding sequence ATGAATTTGTTGAACTTATTTAATCCGTTGCAAACTGCCGGCATGGAAGAAGAGTTTGATGCCATCAAAATCGGTATTGCCTCTCCCGAAACCATCCGCTCATGGTCTTATGGCGAAGTTAAAAAACCTGAAACCATCAACTACCGTACGTTCAAACCTGAGCGCGACGGTCTGTTCTGCGCCAAAATCTTTGGCCCGGTCAAAGACTATGAATGTTTGTGCGGTAAATACAAACGCTTGAAATTTAAAGGCGTAACCTGTGAAAAATGTGGCGTAGAAGTGACCCTGTCCAAAGTACGCCGCGAACGCATGGGCCACATTGAATTGGCTGCACCAGTTGCCCACATTTGGTTCTTGAAATCCCTGCCTTCCCGCTTGGGTATGGTACTGGACATGACTTTGCGCGATATCGAACGCGTATTGTACTTTGAAGCATTTGTGGTAACCGATCCCGGCATGACTCCGTTGCAACGTCGTCAATTGCTGACTGAAGACGATTACTACAACAAACTGGACGAATACGGCGACGACTTCGATGCCAAAATGGGTGCAGAAGGTATCCGCGAATTGTTGCGTACCTTGGATATTACCGGCGAAATCGAAATCCTGCGTCAAGAGCTGGAATCTACCGGTTCTGACACCAAAATCAAAAAAATCGCCAAACGTTTGAAAGTATTGGAAGCCTTCCACCGTTCCGGTATGAAACTGGAATGGATGATTATGGATGTACTGCCGGTATTGCCGCCTGATTTGCGTCCGTTGGTTCCATTGGATGGTGGTCGTTTTGCCACTTCCGATTTGAACGATTTGTACCGCCGCGTCATCAACCGTAACAACCGTCTGAAACGTCTGTTGGAACTGCATGCGCCTGACATCATCGTTCGTAACGAAAAACGTATGTTGCAAGAAGCAGTTGACTCTCTGTTGGATAACGGCCGTCGCGGTAAAGCCATGACCGGCGCCAATAAACGTCCGCTGAAATCATTGGCTGACATGATTAAAGGTAAAGGCGGCCGCTTCCGTCAAAACCTGTTGGGTAAACGTGTGGACTACTCCGGTCGTTCCGTAATTACCGTAGGCCCGTACCTGCGTCTGCACCAATGTGGTCTGCCGAAAAAAATGGCTTTGGAACTGTTCAAACCATTTATTTTCCACAAATTGGAAAAACAAGGTTTGGCTTCTACCGTTAAAGCTGCGAAAAAATTGGTAGAACAAGAAGTACCTGAAGTATGGGATATCTTGGAAGAAGTCATCCGCGAACATCCGATTATGCTGAACCGTGCGCCAACCTTGCATCGTTTGGGTATTCAAGCGTTCGAACCTATCCTGATCGAAGGTAAAGCGATTCAGTTGCACCCATTGGTGTGTGCCGCATTTAACGCCGACTTTGACGGTGACCAAATGGCTGTACACGTTCCATTGAGCTTGGAAGCACAAATGGAAGCACGCACGCTGATGCTGGCTTCAAACAACGTATTGTCTCCAGCCAACGGCGAACCAATCATCGTACCTTCTCAAGATATCGTATTGGGTCTGTACTACATGACCCGCGACCGTATCAATGCCAAAGGCGAAGGCAGCCTGTTTGCCGATGTGAAAGAAGTGCATCGTGCATACCATACCAAACAGGTTGAACTGGGTACGAAAATTACCGTACGTCTGCGCGAATGGGTGAAAAACGAAGCAGGTGAGTTTGAGCCTGTCGTTAACCGTTACGAAACAACCGTCGGCCGTGCATTGTTGAGCGAAATCTTGCCTAAAGGCCTGCCGTTCGAGTACATTAACAAAGCGCTGAAGAAAAAAGAAATTTCTAAACTGATTAACGCATCATTCCGTCTGTGCGGCCTGCGTGAAACTGTTATTTTCGCCGACCACCTGATGTATACCGGTTTCGGTTTTGCGGCTAAAGGCGGTATTTCCATTGCGGTTGACGATATGGAAATTCCGAAAGAAAAAGCAGCCTTGCTGGCTGAGGCTAATGCTGAAGTTAAAGAAATCGAAGACCAATACCGTCAAGGTTTGGTAACCAACGGTGAACGTTACAACAAAGTGGTCGATATTTGGGGTCGTGCCGGCGATAAGATCGCTAAAGCGATGATGGACAACCTGTCCAAACAAAAAGTTATTGACCGTGACGGCAACGAAGTTGATCAAGAGTCCTTTAACTCTATTTACATGATGGCTGACTCTGGTGCCCGTGGTTCTGCGGCTCAGATTAAACAGTTGTCCGGTATGCGTGGTTTGATGGCAAAACCTGACGGCTCCATTATTGAAACGCCTATTACCTCCAACTTCCGCGAAGGCCTGACCGTATTGCAATACTTTATTGCGACCCACGGTGCGCGTAAGGGTTTGGCGGATACCGCGTTGAAAACTGCAAACTCCGGTTACCTGACCCGTCGCTTGGTAGACGTAACCCAAGACTTGGTGGTTGTTGAAGACGATTGCGGTACTTCAGACGGCTTTGTGATGAAGGCAGTGGTACAAGGCGGTGATGTGATTGAAGCCTTGCGCGATCGTATTTTGGGCCGCGTTACTGCTTCTGATGTTGTCGATCCTTCGACTGGCGAGACTTTGGTTGAAGCCGGTACGTTGTTGACCGAGAAACTGGTAGATATGATCGACCAATCCGGTGTCGATGAAGTCAAAGTCCGTACGCCGATTACTTGTAAAACCCGTCATGGCCTGTGTGCACACTGTTATGGTCGCGACTTGGCTCGCGGTAAACTGGTTAACGCCGGTGAGGCAGTTGGTGTGATTGCTGCACAATCCATTGGTGAACCAGGTACTCAGCTGACCATGCGTACGTTCCACATCGGTGGTGCGGCATCTCGTGCGGCGGCGGCCAGCCAAGTAGAAGCCAAATCCAACGGTACAGCACGTTTCAGCAGCCAAATGCGTTACGTTGCCAACAACAAAGGTGAGTTGGTTGTCATCGGCCGTTCTTGTGAAGTAGTGATTCACGACGATATCGGTCGCGAACGTGAACGTCATAAAGTACCTTACGGTGCAATCCTGCTGGTACAAGACGGCGAAGCCATTAAAGCCGGTCAAACCTTGGCAACTTGGGATCCGCATACCCGTCCGATGATCACCGAACACGCAGGTACGGTGAAATTCGAGAACGTGGAAGAGGGTGTTACTGTTGCGAAACAAACTGACGATGTAACCGGTTTGTCTACTCTGGTAGTGATTGACGGTAAACGTCGTTCCGGCAGCGCATCCAAACTGCTGCGTCCTACTGTAAAACTGTTGGATGAAAATGGTCTGGAGATTTGCATCCCAGGTACCACTACCCCAGTTTCTATGGCATTCCCAGTCGGTGCGGTGATTACCATCCGTGAAGGTCAGGAAGTCGGTAAGGGTGATGTATTGGCGCGTATTCCACAAGCGTCTTCTAAAACCCGCGATATTACCGGTGGTCTGCCACGCGTAGCCGAATTGTTTGAAGCACGCGTGCCGAAAGATGCAGGGATGTTGGCAGAAATTACCGGTACCGTTTCCTTCGGTAAAGAAACTAAAGGTAAACAGCGCCTGATTATTACCGACGTAGACGGTGTAGCATACGAAACCCTGATTTCTAAAGAGAAACAGATTCTGGTACACGACGGTCAAGTGGTAAACCGCGGTGAAACCATCGTAGACGGTGCCGTAGATCCACACGACATTCTGCGTCTGCAAGGTATCGAAGCATTGGCCCGCTACATTGTTCAAGAGGTACAAGAGGTTTACCGCCTGCAGGGTGTGAAGATTTCCGATAAACACATCGAAGTCATCATCCGTCAAATGCTGCGTCGAGTGAACATCGTTGATTCCGGTGATACAGAGTTCATTACCGGCGAACAAGTTGAGCGTGGCGATGTGATGCTTGCCAATGAAAAAGCCATGGCTGAAGACAAAGAGCCAGCACGTTATGAAAACGTGTTGCTGGGTATTACCAAAGCCTCTTTGTCTACAGACAGCTTCATTTCTGCGGCATCGTTCCAAGAAACAACCCGCGTCTTGACAGAGGCCGCTATTATGGGCAAACAAGACGAGCTGCGCGGTTTGAAAGAGAACGTGATTGTCGGTCGTTTGATTCCTGCCGGTACAGGTTTGACCTACCACCGCAGCCGCCATCAACAATGGCAGCAAGCTGATCAAGAAACTTCTGGAACCGAAGCTTCAGACGAATAA